One Ilumatobacter coccineus YM16-304 genomic window, CCGTAGCACGCACAGATCTCTCTGCGCGTGCCCTGGCCTCCCAAGTTGGGAGGCCATTTGCTTTTTCGGACTCGTTCCGGGCTGCAGCAACACGTTCCGCAATCACTTCTCGCCAACACTCTCCACACGCACAAGCACCAGAAAACCAGCAAAGGCAAGACCAATGGCTGACCAAGCTGACCACGTCCAAAGCCAGACACCCGACCGGATCACCGGCGCGCAAGCACTGATCCGGGCGCTCGAGATGGAAGGGGTCGAGACGATGTTCGGCTACCCGGGCGGCTGCATCCTCCCGGCGTACGACCCGCTGCTCGACTCGTCGATTCGTCACGTCCTCGTTCGTCACGAGCAGGGCGCCGGCCACATGGCCGAGGGGTACGCGCACGTCAGTGGCAAGCCCGGCGTCGCCATGGTCACCTCCGGCCCGGCGGCGACCAACCTCGTCACCCCGCTGATGGACGCCTACATGGACTCGGTGCCGATGGTCGCCATCACCGGCCAGGTCGCCACCAACGCCATCGGTTCCGATGCGTTCCAGGAGTGCGACACCGTGGGCATCACTCGGAGCTGCACCAAGCACAACGAACTCGTCATGACGAGCCAGGACCTGCCGATGGCCGTCCGCCAGGCGTTCCACATCGCCACGACGGGTCGCCCCGGCCCGACGCTGATCGACGTCCCGAAGGACGTGCTGGTCAACGAGATGGACTGGTACTGGCCAACCGACGAAGAAGTGCTGGCGAGCCTCCCGGGCTACCGCCCGAACGTCAAGGGCCACCCGCGCATGATCAAGGAAGCGGCGAAGCTGATCCTGTCGTCGGAGCGGCCGGTCATCTACGCCGGCGGCGGCATCCTCAAGGCGCGTGCGGCCGAAGCGCTCGCGCGACTCGTCGAGCTCACCGGGATCCACGTCGTCACGACGCTGATGGCCCGCGGTGTGTTCCCCGACGACCACGAACTCAACCTCGGCATGCCCGGCATGCACGGCAACGCGACGGCGGTCACCGCCATGCAGAAGTCCGACTTGCTCGTCGCGCTCGGCTCGCGTTTCGACGACCGCATCACCGGCAAGGTCGACGCCTTCGCCGAAGAGGCCAAGATCATCCACGTCGACATCGACCCCGCCGAGCAGGGCAAGGTGCGACGCCCCGACGTGCCGATCGTCGGCGACGCACGTCAGGTGATCGAGGAGATCATCATCGAGATCGAGAAGCTGCTCGAGACCGGCACGGTCCAGGCCGACACGAGCGCCTGGAAGTCGAAGGTGTCGGGCTGGCAAGAACAGTTCCCGATGATGTACGAGCCGTCGGAGCCGGGCCAGGCCCTCAAGCCGCAGTTCTGCATCGAGCAGCTCCGCGACCTCGCGCCCGAGCGCACCATCCTCACGTCGGGCGTCGGTCAGCACCAGATGTACGCCTCGCAGTACTGGAAGTTCAACGAGCCCTACACCTGGGTCAACTCGGGTGGCCTCGGCACGATGGGCTTCTCGATCCCCGCGGCGATCGGCGCGAAGGCCGCCTTCCCCGACGCCACCGTGTGGGCGATCGACGGCGACGGCTGCTTCCAGATGACCGCCCAGGAGCTCGTCACCGCCACGCTCGAGAAGCTGCCGATCAAGGTGGCGCTGCTCAACAACCGGTACCTCGGCATGGTCCGTCAGTGGCAGGAGATGTTCTACGACGAGCGGTACTCGTCGGTGTTCCTCGACTCCGCCGAAGTGCCCGACTTCGTGATGATGGCCGAGTCGATGGGGTGCGTCGGCATCCGTGTCGAGTCGCCCGAAGAGGTCGGCCCGGCCATCGAGAAGGCGAACTCGATCAACGACCGACCCGTCGTCGTCGAGTTCCGCACCGAAGCCTCCGAAGGCGTGTTCCCGATGGTGCCCGCCGGCGCCAGCAACGACGACCTCATCCTCCACCCGAGCCAGCAAGACCGGAAAGACCAGCTGAAATGACCACGATCAACCAATACTCCGGGCAAGCGGTGAACCATCACATCTTGTCGGTCCTCGTGCAGAACCGCCCGGGCGTCTTGGCTCGTGTGTCGAGCCTGTTCGCTCGCCGTGGCTACAACATCTTCAGTCTCGCCGTCGCGCCGGCCGAAGATCCGGGCATGAGCCGGATCACGATCGTCGTCGACCTCGAGTCGGCGCCGCTCGAGCAGATCACCAAACAGCTGTTCAAGCTGATCGACGTCATCAAGATCTCCGAGCTCGATCCGCGTCGCTCGGTCGAGCGCGAGTTGCTCATCGCCACGGTCAAGGCGCCGCCCGAGCAGCGCAGCGAGGTGCAGAGCGTCGTCGACATCTTCGAGGGCAAGATCATCGCCGTCGCCGAGGAAGTCCTCACCGTGAGCCTCGAGGGTCACCCCGACAAGCTCGACGATTTTGAGGAATTGCTCGATGGTTATGGCATCGTTGAGCTGCAACGCACCGGCCGTGTCGCGTTGCCGAAACTCGACCGAGGTGCGCGCCTGCGCTCCATCGCAAACTCCGCAACAACATCTGGAAAGGCAGGCTGACCATGGCCGTCACGCTCTACTACGCAGAGGACGCAGACTCCTCGATCATTCGAGGCAAGAAGGTCGCCGTCATCGGCTACGGCTCGCAGGGTCACGCGCACGCGCTCAACATGAAGGAATCGGGCGTCGACGTCGTCGTCGGGCTTCGTGAGGGTTCGTCGTCGAAGGCCAAGGCCGAAGAAGCCGGCCTCACGGTCATGTCGATCGCCGACGCGACCAAGGCTGCCCAGGTCATCATGATCCTGGCTCCCGACACCGAGCAGAAGAAGATCTACGACGAGCACATCGCTCCGAACCTCGACGACGGCGATGCCATCGCCTTCGCGCACGGCTTCAACGTGCACTTCGACCTCATCAAGGCGCCCGAGGGCGTCGACGTCATCATGATCGCCCCGAAGGGTCCGGGCCATCTGGTGCGCCGCACCTTCACCGAGGGCGGCGGCGTTCCGGCGCTCATCGCCGTCGCGCAAGACGCAACGGGCAACGCTCGCGCGGTCGCCATGTCGTACGCCGACGCGATCGGCGGCACCCGCGCCGGTGTCATCGAGACCACGTTCAAGGAAGAGACCGAGTCCGACCTGTTCGGTGAGCAGGCCGTGCTGTGTGGCGGCGTCACCCAGCTGGTTCGCGCCGGCTTCGAGACGCTCACCGAGGCGGGCTACGCCCCCGAGATGGCGTACTTCGAGTGCCTCCACGAAGTGAAGCTCATCGTCGACCTCATGTACGAAGAGGGCATCGCCGGGATGCGTTACAGCATCTCCGACACCGCCGAGTACGGCGACCTCACCCGTGGCCCGCGTGTCGTCACCGACGACACCAAGGCCGAGATGAAGAAGATCCTCTCCGAGATCCAGTCGGGCGAGTTCGCCCGCGAGTGGATCGCCGAGTCGGAGTCGGGTCGCGAGAACTACCACCGCCTGCAAGAAGCGGGCAAGCACCACCCGATCGAAGAGATCGGTGCCGAGCTGCGTGCGGCGATGCCGTTCATCAACGCCGGCAAGCAGAAGGTCGCCGAGGCCTCGGGCGGCGCCGACGTCTGATCACCTGATCGACAACTGAATTCCGTTCGGCGGCCGACCCTCACGGGTCGGCCGTCGTCGTTTTCTCGTGTTCTTCGCGACCTTTCGTCGTGTCAGGCGTCTCTTACAACAGGTGCCACCCGCGGTACCGACGAAAGGGAACTCATGGTTGCTATTGACTGGACACAGGGCTTCGAAGACGCCTGGAACGACGTTGCGACGTTCATTCCGAAGTTCGCGGCGGCAGTGGCCGTCTTCATCATCGGTTGGATCGTCGCGAAGATCATTCGCAAGGCGATCGTCAAGGTGTTGAACAAGGTCGATCTCGACAAGTACGTCGACAAGGCCGGCATCGGCGCACCGCTCGAACGTGCCGGCTATCCGAACTCCGTCGACCTGATCGGCAAGATCATCTACTTCGGCTTGATGCTCTTGGTGCTCCAGCTCGCCGTCGGCGTGTTCGGCGACTCCGACATCTCCGACGCCATCGACGACATGGTCGCCTTCATCCCGAAGCTGGTCGTTGCGATCGTCATCGTCATCATCACCGGCGTCATCGCCAACGCCGTCCGCGAGCTCATCGCTCCGGCCGTTGCGCACCTCTCGTCGGGTGACCTGCTGAAGAAGGCCGCCGTCGTCGGCATCTGGCTCATCGGTGGCTTCGCGGCGCTCGATCAGCTCCAGGTCGCCAAGGACGTCGTCGACACGCTGTTCCAGACGATCGTCTACAGCCTCGGCTTCATCATCGTGATCAAGTTCGGTGTCGGTGGCATCTGGGCCGCCCGTGACCGCTTCTGGCCGGCCGTGTACGACCAGGTCACCAGCGAAGCGGCGACCGCCAAGGGTGCCGCTGCCAGCACCGACAGCTGATCATGCTCGCATCGTTGGCCGTCGACCTCGGGACGGCGGACTGGGCTGCTGCGGCCAACGATGCTCCTGCGGACGGAAACGCCGCCTCTCGACAACGTCGTCGAGAGGCGGCGTTCCGCGTTCGGGGGTCGATCCCGTACGATCTGTCCCCAGTGACCACCGACGCCGACATCGACGCCACCCCGGCGTCGTCCGACGAGGGAGCGTTCGCTCTCATCGTCGAGGAGCACAGCGCCGCCGTCTACCGGCTGGCGCGTTCGGTCGTTCGTGATCCGGCGCTCGCCGACGACGTCACGCAAGACACGTTCATCAAGGTGTGGAAGCACCTCGACAGCTTCCGTGGCGAGAGTTCGCTGCGCAGTTGGATCCTCCGGATCGCTCACAACACGGCGGTCTCGACGCTGCGCAAGATTCGAGACAGCGCGACCGACCCGGCAAAACTGCCGGAGGTGAGCGACCCGATCGGCACGACACGAGTGGTCGAGGGGCGGATCGCCGCCGACGAACTCCGTGATGCGCTGGAGGAACTCGACGAGCTGACGCGGTCGATCGTCGTGCTTCGCGAGGTGGAGGGCATGTCGTACGACGACATCGCCAGCACGCTCGACGTGCCGATCCCGACGGTCAAGACCCGCTTGTTGCGCGCTCGCCGACGGCTCGCGACGATGCTCGACGAGTGGCGGCCGGACGGAGCGATGTCGTGAGCCGCCTCAGTTTCAAACACCCGAGCCGCGAGCAACTCCTCGCCTGGCTGAACGGGTCCTCCGTCGACGACTCGGTGATCACGATGCACCTCGACCAGTGCGAGAAGTGCGAACGTCGACTCACCGAGCTCGCCGGTGGCGACGACGTCGTCGACGACGATCTGGCCAACGCGATCCGCGAGGTCTACGTGCCGCCGGAGGATCTGAACACGCGTGTGCTCGAGAAGATCGACGAACGTGAACGTGCCGATCGTGAGCTGAGCCTGTTCCTCGGCCTGTTCGCCATCGGCAAGGATGCTGCAGAACTGATGATGCCCTCGGACGGAGAAGACACATGAACCCATGGATCGGCGCTTCGATCGCCATCGTCGCCGCACTGATCATCGGCACCATCGCGTCGCGGGTGGTGGCGAAGCTGCTCGCCAAGAGCCCGATCCAGGCGCTTCGCGATGCCGCTCCGGCGCTGGCCGGATTGGCGCTGTCGGCTGCGTTCATCGTCGGTCTGCTCGTGGCGCTCGGGTTCGTGGCGCCCGACGAGCTCGAGCAGCTCGGCAACGACGCCATCGCCTTCTTGCCGCGCGCCATCTCGGCGTTGGTGATCGTGATCGGCGCCAACGTGGCCTCGACCTTCGCCGCGGCAGCGGTCGCCAAGTCGCTGGCGGGCACCGGAGCAGCGGCGCGGTTCGCTCCGATGATCACGAAGTTTGCGATTCTCGGTGGCGGAGCGATCGTGGCGGCCGGTCAGACGAAGGTCGACACCGCCGTGGTCAACATCGCCGTCGCGGCGCTGCTGTTCGGCGTGGCCGGCTCGCTCGCGCTGCTCACCGGCCTCGGTGGTCGCCAGGTGGCCGGGGAGCTGGCGGCTGGTCGGGCGTGGCGCAACTCGCTGCGCTCGGGCGACCGGATCCGCGCCTCGATTCGCCAGTCGACGTCCGGGCCGGAGCCGATCGTCGAAGGCGTCGTGGTCGACGTGCACCCGACGGCGGTCGAGGTCGATTCGCTCGGCACCACCGTGTTCATTCCGAACTCTCGGCTGCTCGATTCGATCGTCGAACGCGATCGTCCGGAGCCCGCTGACGCGGCCGGCGAGATCCAGCGGTAAAACCTGGCGCAGCGACGTCAAAATTTTCTTTGAGAAGTTTCGCGACTTTCTGGAGCCGCTATCGTCCTCTCTACAACAACATGTTGCGACAACATGACGGCGAGCTCAACAATCGCCCGAACTGTTGTAACATCACAACCGCCGTCGCCGACTTCCCCGTCACCATCCCTCCCGTGTGATCGAAGTCGAGACGACCGGCACTGAGGGACGCCTTCGGGCGTCCCTCAGCTGTTTTCCGGACCGTGTCGAACGGCCGACTGATTCCCGACTTGGAAGGTCGGGATTCGTGCGGCTACATTGACTCGCCTATGAGCGACCAATGGGGATTCGAGACCAAGCAGATTCACGTCGGAGGCGAGCCCGATCCGACGACCGGCGCACGGGCCGTGCCGATCTACCAGACGACCTCGTTCGAGTTCAACAGCGCCGACCATGCGGCCAACCTGTTCTCGCTGAG contains:
- a CDS encoding acetolactate synthase large subunit, encoding MCFFGLVPGCSNTFRNHFSPTLSTRTSTRKPAKARPMADQADHVQSQTPDRITGAQALIRALEMEGVETMFGYPGGCILPAYDPLLDSSIRHVLVRHEQGAGHMAEGYAHVSGKPGVAMVTSGPAATNLVTPLMDAYMDSVPMVAITGQVATNAIGSDAFQECDTVGITRSCTKHNELVMTSQDLPMAVRQAFHIATTGRPGPTLIDVPKDVLVNEMDWYWPTDEEVLASLPGYRPNVKGHPRMIKEAAKLILSSERPVIYAGGGILKARAAEALARLVELTGIHVVTTLMARGVFPDDHELNLGMPGMHGNATAVTAMQKSDLLVALGSRFDDRITGKVDAFAEEAKIIHVDIDPAEQGKVRRPDVPIVGDARQVIEEIIIEIEKLLETGTVQADTSAWKSKVSGWQEQFPMMYEPSEPGQALKPQFCIEQLRDLAPERTILTSGVGQHQMYASQYWKFNEPYTWVNSGGLGTMGFSIPAAIGAKAAFPDATVWAIDGDGCFQMTAQELVTATLEKLPIKVALLNNRYLGMVRQWQEMFYDERYSSVFLDSAEVPDFVMMAESMGCVGIRVESPEEVGPAIEKANSINDRPVVVEFRTEASEGVFPMVPAGASNDDLILHPSQQDRKDQLK
- the ilvN gene encoding acetolactate synthase small subunit; this encodes MTTINQYSGQAVNHHILSVLVQNRPGVLARVSSLFARRGYNIFSLAVAPAEDPGMSRITIVVDLESAPLEQITKQLFKLIDVIKISELDPRRSVERELLIATVKAPPEQRSEVQSVVDIFEGKIIAVAEEVLTVSLEGHPDKLDDFEELLDGYGIVELQRTGRVALPKLDRGARLRSIANSATTSGKAG
- the ilvC gene encoding ketol-acid reductoisomerase — its product is MAVTLYYAEDADSSIIRGKKVAVIGYGSQGHAHALNMKESGVDVVVGLREGSSSKAKAEEAGLTVMSIADATKAAQVIMILAPDTEQKKIYDEHIAPNLDDGDAIAFAHGFNVHFDLIKAPEGVDVIMIAPKGPGHLVRRTFTEGGGVPALIAVAQDATGNARAVAMSYADAIGGTRAGVIETTFKEETESDLFGEQAVLCGGVTQLVRAGFETLTEAGYAPEMAYFECLHEVKLIVDLMYEEGIAGMRYSISDTAEYGDLTRGPRVVTDDTKAEMKKILSEIQSGEFAREWIAESESGRENYHRLQEAGKHHPIEEIGAELRAAMPFINAGKQKVAEASGGADV
- a CDS encoding mechanosensitive ion channel family protein is translated as MVAIDWTQGFEDAWNDVATFIPKFAAAVAVFIIGWIVAKIIRKAIVKVLNKVDLDKYVDKAGIGAPLERAGYPNSVDLIGKIIYFGLMLLVLQLAVGVFGDSDISDAIDDMVAFIPKLVVAIVIVIITGVIANAVRELIAPAVAHLSSGDLLKKAAVVGIWLIGGFAALDQLQVAKDVVDTLFQTIVYSLGFIIVIKFGVGGIWAARDRFWPAVYDQVTSEAATAKGAAASTDS
- a CDS encoding RNA polymerase sigma factor, which gives rise to MTTDADIDATPASSDEGAFALIVEEHSAAVYRLARSVVRDPALADDVTQDTFIKVWKHLDSFRGESSLRSWILRIAHNTAVSTLRKIRDSATDPAKLPEVSDPIGTTRVVEGRIAADELRDALEELDELTRSIVVLREVEGMSYDDIASTLDVPIPTVKTRLLRARRRLATMLDEWRPDGAMS
- a CDS encoding mechanosensitive ion channel family protein, which codes for MNPWIGASIAIVAALIIGTIASRVVAKLLAKSPIQALRDAAPALAGLALSAAFIVGLLVALGFVAPDELEQLGNDAIAFLPRAISALVIVIGANVASTFAAAAVAKSLAGTGAAARFAPMITKFAILGGGAIVAAGQTKVDTAVVNIAVAALLFGVAGSLALLTGLGGRQVAGELAAGRAWRNSLRSGDRIRASIRQSTSGPEPIVEGVVVDVHPTAVEVDSLGTTVFIPNSRLLDSIVERDRPEPADAAGEIQR